In Pedobacter sp. SL55, the following proteins share a genomic window:
- a CDS encoding helix-turn-helix transcriptional regulator, giving the protein MTDQLSTWQMTYPEKFIAKAVTIPAVVHHENKHQLIANSENLQTTFQYEKVEEGCYLFVVDMTAVSDTKIALFGDRDVEYYCLSYQLIKGDVNKVPMKDNDPMQSRTMSLPRICSFYNNEFDYETLFEKGAGVRAFIFCFTKEWLDKGIDFSAVDQEATFMKVIRKEMEGMAYFSDNFYKDTFDELDQLLTKSQRSPVYPLVVRKLSLTLISDFFSIVADPDSVLNQPPVADEFDGIEKIKAHLDKYFKQGFPGLENLADIGNMTVSTMRRQFLRQMGHSAFDYFRDIQMRYAFVQLQNGTQVKQVAQELSFGSSANFSRIFKKTYKILPAEVKSLKS; this is encoded by the coding sequence ATGACAGACCAACTTTCTACCTGGCAAATGACTTACCCAGAAAAATTTATTGCGAAAGCAGTAACTATTCCTGCTGTTGTACACCATGAAAATAAACACCAGCTTATTGCCAATAGCGAAAATCTTCAAACCACGTTTCAATATGAAAAAGTAGAAGAAGGTTGTTATTTGTTTGTGGTGGATATGACGGCGGTGAGCGATACCAAGATCGCTTTATTTGGGGATAGAGATGTTGAATATTATTGCTTGTCGTATCAATTGATTAAGGGCGATGTGAACAAAGTTCCGATGAAAGATAATGATCCGATGCAATCTAGGACGATGTCTTTGCCCCGTATTTGTAGCTTCTATAATAATGAGTTTGATTACGAAACTTTGTTTGAAAAAGGAGCGGGTGTGAGGGCATTTATATTTTGTTTTACCAAAGAATGGTTGGATAAAGGAATAGATTTCTCTGCGGTAGATCAGGAGGCAACCTTTATGAAAGTGATACGAAAGGAAATGGAAGGGATGGCTTATTTCAGCGATAATTTCTATAAAGACACATTTGACGAACTGGATCAGTTACTTACCAAATCTCAACGTTCGCCAGTGTATCCGCTAGTAGTTAGAAAGCTATCTTTAACTTTAATTTCAGATTTTTTCAGTATTGTAGCAGATCCTGATTCGGTGTTAAACCAGCCACCAGTGGCCGATGAATTTGATGGCATTGAGAAAATAAAAGCGCATCTCGATAAATATTTTAAGCAAGGCTTTCCGGGCTTAGAAAATTTGGCCGATATTGGCAATATGACTGTATCTACTATGCGCAGGCAGTTTTTAAGACAGATGGGCCACTCTGCTTTCGATTATTTTAGAGATATACAAATGCGGTATGCCTTTGTACAACTGCAAAATGGAACTCAAGTAAAACAGGTAGCGCAAGAATTAAGTTTTGGTAGCTCGGCTAATTTTAGTCGCATTTTTAAAAAAACATATAAGATTTTGCCAGCAGAGGTAAAATCATTAAAAAGTTAA
- a CDS encoding TIGR02757 family protein: protein MMKINNIKDFLDSKVAQYNQPNFITNDPISIPHQYSLKQDIEIAAFFAAILAWGQRKTIINKCNELLARMDNQPYQFMLHHSDHDLKGLLGFKHRTFNDTDLLYFVAFFQQHYQQSNSLETAFIPPALIYRSDYLSVEEINAGYELTSSTCYTSDLTLNNFTIEKALNHFRAYFFSLPDFPRRTIKHVSSPLQKSTCKRLNMFLRWMVRKDDYGVDFGIWNTIRPADLICPCDVHVDRVARHFGLIERKQTDWLTALELTENLKKFDDTDPVKYDFALFGLGVEGEL, encoded by the coding sequence ATGATGAAAATTAATAATATTAAAGATTTTCTCGATTCAAAGGTGGCGCAATACAATCAGCCCAATTTCATTACAAATGATCCGATAAGTATTCCGCATCAGTACAGTTTAAAACAAGATATTGAAATTGCCGCTTTTTTTGCGGCAATTTTAGCTTGGGGACAACGTAAAACAATCATCAATAAATGCAACGAGTTACTGGCGAGGATGGATAACCAACCTTATCAGTTTATGCTGCACCATTCTGACCATGATTTGAAAGGATTGCTTGGATTTAAACATCGAACTTTTAACGACACCGATTTACTTTATTTTGTAGCATTCTTTCAGCAGCATTATCAGCAGTCTAATTCTTTAGAAACGGCATTTATACCTCCAGCTTTAATTTACAGGTCAGATTACTTAAGTGTAGAAGAAATTAATGCGGGTTACGAACTTACCTCGTCCACTTGTTACACCTCAGATTTAACACTTAATAATTTTACTATCGAAAAAGCCCTAAATCATTTTCGTGCGTACTTTTTTAGTCTACCAGATTTCCCTAGACGAACGATTAAGCATGTTTCGTCGCCCTTACAAAAATCTACTTGCAAACGGTTAAATATGTTTTTACGTTGGATGGTTCGAAAAGACGATTACGGCGTTGATTTCGGTATTTGGAACACCATTCGCCCAGCAGATTTAATTTGTCCTTGTGATGTGCACGTAGATAGAGTGGCTAGACATTTTGGTTTAATTGAACGCAAGCAAACAGATTGGTTAACAGCCTTAGAATTGACTGAAAACCTTAAAAAATTTGACGACACCGACCCAGTAAAGTATGATTTTGCTTTATTCGGATTAGGAGTAGAAGGTGAATTATAA
- a CDS encoding cystathionine gamma-synthase: MKFATKAIHAGQEPDPTTGAIMTPIYQTSTYWQASPGDHKGYEYSRGTNPTRKALEDCLAALENCKYGLAFSSGMGATDCLLRLLKPGDEVITGNDLYGGSYRIFTKIYQNYGIKFHFLDLSNPENITPYINEKTKLVWIETPTNPTMRIIDIEGVANITKANNILLTVDNTFASPYLQNPIDLGADVVMHSVTKYIGGHSDVVMGALLTNDEKLYKDLFFVYNACGATPGPQDAFLVLRGIKTLHLRMKAHCENGEKVAHFLRNHSKIDKIYWPGFEDHPNHDIAKKQMRGFGGMVSVTLKDADLQETFRIASRFKVFSLAESLGGVESLVNHPVSMTHGSIPKEEREKVGVTDNLLRFSVGVEDIDDLLADLEQALSN, from the coding sequence ATGAAATTTGCAACTAAAGCTATACACGCAGGTCAAGAGCCAGATCCAACAACTGGTGCCATCATGACCCCAATCTATCAAACTTCAACTTATTGGCAAGCTTCTCCAGGCGACCACAAGGGTTACGAATATTCTAGGGGTACCAACCCAACTCGTAAAGCTTTAGAAGATTGCTTAGCAGCGTTAGAAAACTGCAAGTACGGTTTGGCTTTTAGCAGTGGAATGGGTGCAACTGATTGTTTGCTTAGATTGTTAAAGCCTGGCGATGAGGTAATCACAGGTAACGATTTATATGGTGGTTCTTACCGCATTTTTACCAAGATTTATCAAAATTATGGTATCAAATTCCATTTCTTGGATTTATCAAATCCAGAGAATATTACGCCATATATCAATGAAAAAACTAAATTGGTTTGGATAGAAACACCAACTAATCCAACCATGCGTATCATTGATATTGAGGGTGTGGCTAACATTACAAAAGCCAACAATATTCTTTTAACAGTTGATAATACTTTTGCATCTCCATATTTACAAAACCCAATTGATTTAGGTGCTGATGTAGTAATGCATTCGGTTACTAAATACATTGGCGGTCACTCTGATGTAGTAATGGGCGCTTTATTAACCAACGATGAAAAGTTATACAAAGATTTGTTCTTCGTGTACAACGCTTGCGGTGCAACTCCAGGTCCGCAAGATGCTTTCTTGGTATTGAGAGGAATTAAAACTTTGCATTTACGTATGAAAGCGCATTGTGAAAACGGAGAAAAAGTAGCTCATTTCTTAAGAAATCACTCGAAAATTGATAAAATTTACTGGCCAGGTTTTGAAGATCATCCTAATCATGATATTGCAAAGAAACAAATGCGTGGTTTTGGTGGTATGGTATCCGTAACTTTAAAAGATGCAGATTTGCAAGAAACGTTCCGTATTGCTTCTCGCTTTAAAGTGTTCTCTCTGGCAGAATCTTTAGGAGGTGTAGAGAGTTTAGTAAATCATCCGGTAAGTATGACACATGGCTCCATTCCAAAAGAAGAACGTGAGAAAGTTGGCGTAACCGATAACTTACTGCGTTTTAGCGTGGGAGTAGAGGATATTGACGATTTACTAGCGGATTTGGAACAAGCGTTATCAAATTAG
- the proS gene encoding proline--tRNA ligase, translating into MSKGITSKSEDYSQWYNEIVIKADLAEHSSVKGCMVIKPYGYSIWEKMQAVLDHKFKETGHSNAYFPLFIPKSYFSKEAAHVDGFATECAVVTHYRLKNDGNGNIIVDEEAKLEEELIVRPTSETIIWNTYKGWIQSYRDLPLLINQWANVVRWEMRTRLFLRTTEFLWQEGHTAHATAEEAIEETEKMLDVYADFAENWMGVPVVKGKKTETERFAGALDTYCIEALMQDGKALQAGTSHFLGQNFAKAFDVKFTSKEGKQEHVWASSWGVSTRLMGALIMSHSDDSGLVLPPKLAPIQVVIVPIHKGDEELQKISSFVDELIPRLKGFGISVKYDDRDSQRPGFKFAEYELKGVPIRLAIGARDMENGTVELARRDTKEKFTVPQEGLAEYIFQMLAQIQQNIYDKALKFRDEHITEANSYEEFKDLLETKTGFIAAHWDGTAETEKRIKEETKATIRCIPLDNKLEDGVCILTGKPSKQRVLFARAY; encoded by the coding sequence ATGAGCAAAGGTATTACGAGTAAAAGTGAAGATTATTCGCAATGGTATAACGAAATTGTTATAAAAGCCGATTTGGCAGAGCATTCGTCAGTAAAAGGTTGTATGGTAATTAAGCCGTACGGATACTCTATCTGGGAAAAAATGCAGGCGGTTTTAGACCATAAATTTAAAGAAACAGGTCATAGCAATGCGTACTTCCCTTTGTTTATTCCTAAGTCTTATTTTTCTAAAGAAGCTGCTCACGTAGATGGCTTTGCAACGGAATGTGCTGTGGTTACACATTATCGTTTAAAAAATGACGGAAATGGTAACATCATCGTTGATGAAGAAGCAAAATTAGAAGAAGAACTGATTGTTCGTCCAACGTCAGAAACTATCATTTGGAATACCTACAAAGGATGGATCCAATCTTACCGAGATCTACCTTTGTTAATTAACCAATGGGCAAATGTGGTACGTTGGGAAATGAGAACTCGTTTGTTTTTACGTACTACCGAGTTTTTGTGGCAAGAAGGTCATACCGCACACGCTACTGCCGAAGAAGCAATTGAAGAAACTGAAAAAATGCTGGATGTTTATGCAGATTTCGCAGAAAATTGGATGGGCGTGCCTGTAGTGAAGGGAAAAAAGACTGAAACAGAGCGTTTTGCTGGTGCTTTAGATACTTATTGTATCGAAGCTTTAATGCAAGATGGCAAGGCTTTACAAGCAGGAACTTCTCACTTTTTGGGGCAAAATTTTGCTAAAGCTTTCGATGTTAAATTTACCAGTAAAGAAGGTAAGCAAGAGCACGTTTGGGCAAGTTCTTGGGGTGTATCTACCCGTTTAATGGGTGCGTTAATTATGTCGCATAGCGATGATAGTGGCTTGGTACTTCCTCCAAAATTAGCACCAATTCAAGTGGTCATTGTGCCAATACATAAAGGCGATGAAGAATTGCAAAAAATCTCTTCTTTTGTAGATGAATTGATTCCAAGGTTGAAAGGTTTTGGTATCTCTGTAAAATACGATGATAGAGATAGCCAGCGTCCAGGATTTAAGTTTGCAGAATATGAGTTAAAAGGGGTGCCTATTCGTTTAGCTATTGGCGCTAGAGATATGGAAAACGGTACAGTAGAGTTGGCTCGTAGAGATACTAAAGAGAAATTTACGGTTCCTCAAGAAGGTTTGGCAGAATACATTTTCCAAATGTTGGCCCAAATCCAACAAAACATCTATGATAAAGCTTTGAAATTTAGAGATGAGCATATCACAGAAGCTAATTCTTACGAAGAATTTAAAGATTTGCTCGAAACCAAAACAGGTTTTATTGCTGCACACTGGGATGGTACTGCCGAAACAGAAAAACGTATCAAAGAGGAAACAAAAGCAACAATTAGATGTATTCCTTTAGATAACAAATTAGAAGATGGTGTTTGTATCTTAACTGGAAAACCATCTAAACAAAGAGTGTTATTTGCAAGGGCTTATTAA